One stretch of Caldinitratiruptor microaerophilus DNA includes these proteins:
- a CDS encoding S66 peptidase family protein encodes MESPIRPPRLRPGDRVGVVSPSGSVAGEWDRVERGIRRLEAMGLRVRLGRHVRADWHGLAGTHAERAADLNEMFADPEVRAVIATTGGAGCLPIVDRLDYAALAARPKLVLGISDVTVLLNAVHARTGLVTLHGPDVAYGFALADPGLEAHFLAVAARPEPAGPLPAWAGVDRVLRPGRAEGPLVGGNLAVLVHLAGTPYWPSLRGRILFLEGYGQRGAEVYRCLHRLRLTGDLGSVAGLVLGSWERCFEDDPDPREALRWVVLDACEGLDIPIVQIRGLGHNIANVTLPIGVRAALDEHGLRLLDPAVA; translated from the coding sequence ATGGAATCGCCGATCCGCCCGCCGCGCCTGCGGCCGGGCGACCGGGTCGGGGTCGTCTCGCCCTCCGGCAGCGTGGCAGGCGAGTGGGACCGGGTCGAGCGCGGCATCCGCCGGCTCGAGGCGATGGGGCTGCGGGTGCGCCTCGGGCGCCACGTCCGGGCAGACTGGCACGGGCTGGCCGGCACCCACGCCGAGCGGGCGGCCGACCTGAACGAGATGTTCGCGGACCCGGAGGTGCGGGCGGTCATCGCCACCACGGGCGGGGCCGGCTGCCTGCCAATCGTGGACCGGCTCGACTACGCCGCCCTGGCCGCCCGGCCCAAGCTCGTCCTGGGCATCAGCGACGTCACGGTCCTCCTGAACGCGGTCCACGCCCGGACCGGCCTGGTGACGCTGCACGGTCCGGACGTGGCCTACGGCTTCGCCCTCGCCGACCCCGGCCTGGAGGCGCACTTCCTCGCGGTGGCCGCGCGCCCGGAGCCGGCCGGCCCGCTCCCCGCCTGGGCCGGGGTCGACCGGGTCCTCCGCCCCGGCCGGGCCGAGGGTCCGCTGGTTGGCGGGAACCTGGCGGTGCTCGTGCACCTCGCCGGCACGCCCTACTGGCCCTCCCTGCGCGGCCGCATCCTGTTCCTCGAGGGCTACGGCCAGCGAGGCGCCGAGGTGTACCGGTGCCTGCACCGGCTGCGGCTCACCGGTGACCTGGGCTCGGTCGCCGGCCTGGTGCTGGGCAGCTGGGAGCGCTGCTTCGAGGACGACCCCGACCCCCGGGAGGCACTGCGCTGGGTGGTGCTGGACGCCTGCGAGGGCCTCGACATCCCGATCGTCCAGATCCGCGGCCTGGGCCACAACATCGCCAACGTCACCCTGCCGATCGGGGTGCGGGCAGCCCTGGACGAGCACGGGCTCCGCCTGCTCGACCCGGCGGTCGCCTGA